The Lactuca sativa cultivar Salinas chromosome 2, Lsat_Salinas_v11, whole genome shotgun sequence genome includes a window with the following:
- the LOC111897491 gene encoding uncharacterized protein LOC111897491: MVMTRRMSRKQNHDDASSSSSSSSKMIKTDDVDVGPWSYLNHDVLLLVLMQLGVIDFLAFSGVCKTWRLVAISNWKTFMASKSPMLLRISTRGNDKDKECCLEDSQGRKFKTILPRSVGSSFIGLTCGYLIFFREKTYDFWLVNPITRHELHFPPVPFDCVFFGTPKFTAVLVHSPSISSMHVLIMLNIIRNEIWISREGEEGSWNRVALLIDVKYLHAFKGKIYTLCCKAGSLKGRHICELTLNPKPKMKWLKIKNFPKQTFLFPKLISSGEKLYVMENFSVYFHNVHELDFDKMEWVRFQKTTDECGFFLSEFRHGAVVKPELWADLQSQPEGCNFFEEEGHGKFFTTRQWYFPHECSSLSP; the protein is encoded by the coding sequence ATGGTTATGACAAGGAGAATGAGTAGAAAGCAAAATCATGATGATGCATCAtctagcagcagcagcagtagtaagATGATCAAGACTGATGATGTGGACGTGGGACCATGGTCATACCTCAACCATGATGTGCTTTTGTTAGTTTTGATGCAACTCGGAGTAATCGATTTTCTTGCATTCAGTGGGGTTTGCAAGACATGGAGATTAGTAGCAATTAGCAACTGGAAAACGTTTATGGCATCTAAATCGCCCATGTTGTTGCGTATTTCTACTCGTGGTAATGATAAAGATAAGGAATGCTGCCTAGAGGATTCTCAAGGACGAAAGTTCAAAACCATACTTCCCCGTTCTGTTGGTAGCTCCTTTATTGGATTAACTTGTGGTTACTTGATCTTTTTTAGGGAGAAAACGTACGATTTCTGGCTTGTGAATCCTATCACTAGGCATGAACTTCATTTCCCTCCTGTCCCTTTTGACTGTGTCTTTTTTGGTACACCAAAGTTCACTGCTGTCCTTGTCCATTCACCTTCGATATCTTCTATGCATGTGCTTATTATGTTAAACATAATCCGGAACGAAATATGGATTTCTAGAGAGGGTGAGGAGGGATCATGGAATCGTGTCGCCTTACTCATAGATGTCAAGTATTTACATGCTTTCAAGGGGAAAATATATACTTTATGCTGTAAAGCCGGTTCATTGAAAGGAAGACATATATGTGAACTTACACTGAATCCTAAGCCCAAAATGAAGTGGCTCAAAATCAAGAATTTTCCAAAACAAACCTTCTTGTTTCCGAAGCTTATAAGTTCGGGTGAAAAGCTTTATGTGATGGAAAACTTTTCAGTCTACTTCCATAATGTTCATGAACTAGATTTTGACAAAATGGAATGGGTGCGGTTTCAAAAAACAACAGATGAATGTGGGTTTTTTCTTAGTGAATTCAGACATGGCGCTGTTGTTAAACCAGAATTGTGGGCCGATCTTCAATCACAACCTGAGGGATGTAATTTTTTCGAGGAAGAAGGACATGGAAAATTCTTTACCACAAGGCAGTGGTATTTTCCTCATGAATGCTCATCTCTTAGTCCTTAG
- the LOC111897452 gene encoding eukaryotic peptide chain release factor subunit 1-3-like, whose protein sequence is MSTDENIEIWKMKKLIKALEDARGNGSSMISLIIPPRDQISRVTKMLADEFGTASNIKSRVNRQSVLGAITSAQQRLKLYNKVPPNGLVLYTGTILTNDGKEKKVTIDFEPFRPINVSLYLCDNKFHTEALDQMLESDDTFGFIVMDGKGTLFGIVRGDSREVLHKFPVDLPKKHGRGGQSALRFDRIRMEKRHNYLRKTAELATKFYINPATNQPNVSGLILAGCADFKNDLGQSDMFDPRLQAKILNVVDVSYGGEDGFNQSIKLSYDILANVKFIQEKHLIGKYFEEIKQDGGKYVVGAYDTLEALDMGAVETLIVWENLEINRYVLKNGVSGEIIVKHLNKEQETDESNFRDLVNNVELEVEEKMSLLEWFANEYKRFGCKLEFVTNRTHEGFNFCKGLGGIGGILRYQIDIHPFDELSDYDGENNDIEISDDEESYETENHGEGVNYDAE, encoded by the coding sequence ATGTCAACTGATGAGAATATCGAGATATGGAAGATGAAGAAGCTTATAAAGGCACTTGAAGATGCTAGAGGCAACGGAAGCAGCATGATTTCTCTGATAATCCCTCCACGTGATCAAATTTCACGAGTCACCAAGATGCTTGCTGATGAATTTGGAACTGCTTCCAACATTAAGAGCAGGGTGAATCGTCAGTCTGTTTTAGGTGCTATAACATCTGCCCAACAGAGGCTCAAGCTCTACAACAAGGTACCTCCAAATGGACTTGTTCTATACACAGGAACAATACTAACAAACGATGGAAAAGAGAAAAAGGTTACAATCGACTTTGAACCTTTCAGACCTATAAACGTATCTCTTTACCTCTGTGATAACAAATTCCACACAGAAGCTCTTGATCAAATGTTGGAATCTGATGACACGTTTGGTTTCATTGTTATGGATGGAAAAGGCACTCTTTTTGGGATAGTAAGGGGCGATAGTAGGGAGGTTCTACACAAATTTCCTGTTGATTTGCCAAAGAAACATGGAAGAGGAGGGCAATCAGCTTTGAGATTTGATCGTATTCGTATGGAGAAACGTCACAACTATTTAAGGAAAACAGCAGAGCTTGCAACAAAGTTTTATATCAATCCTGCTACTAATCAGCCTAATGTTTCTGGACTTATACTTGCTGGATGTGCTGATTTCAAGAATGACCTCGGTCAATCTGATATGTTTGACCCGCGTCTTCAGGCGAAAATCTTGAATGTGGTTGATGTCTCTTATGGAGGTGAAGATGGGTTCAATCAGTCTATTAAGTTGTCTTATGATATTCTTGcaaatgtcaagttcatacaGGAGAAGCATTTAATCGGGAAGTATTTTGAGGAGATCAAACAGGATGGAGGGAAGTATGTCGTGGGTGCTTATGACACTTTGGAAGCTTTAGACATGGGTGCTGTGGAGACACTCATTGTTTGGGAAAATCTGGAGATTAATCGATATGTTCTTAAAAACGGTGTTTCGGGTGAAATTATTGTTAAGCAtttaaacaaggaacaggagactGATGAAAGTAATTTTCGGGATTTGGTGAACAATGTTGAACTTGAAGTGGAGGAAAAGATGTCTCTTCTTGAGTGGTTTGCTAATGAATACAAAAGATTTGGATGCAAGCTTGAGTTCGTCACAAATAGAACTCATGAGGGATTTAACTTTTGTAAAGGCCTTGGTGGGATTGGTGGTATTCTTCGTTACCAGATTGATATTCACCCATTTGATGAGTTGTCTGATTACGATGGAGAAAATAATGATATTGAAATTTCTGATGATGAGGAAAGTTATGAAACTGAAAACCATGGTGAAGGGGTGAATTATGATGCTGAATAG